A window of the bacterium genome harbors these coding sequences:
- the coaD gene encoding pantetheine-phosphate adenylyltransferase, with the protein MLKTALYPGSFDPITNGHLDIISRGLELFDKVIVGVGVNLAKETLFTVDERIEMIKKVVSKYDHIEVVGYSILTAQFAAQLGVSAILRGLRAISDFEYEFQMTLANRKLFPEAETVFLMPCLDNVFLNSTMVKTIAQHGGDIRHFVPELVAVNLEKRFKDLC; encoded by the coding sequence ATATTGAAAACAGCCCTATATCCAGGAAGTTTCGACCCAATAACTAACGGTCATTTAGACATTATCTCTAGAGGCTTAGAGCTTTTTGATAAAGTTATCGTTGGAGTTGGGGTCAACCTTGCAAAAGAAACCCTTTTTACCGTTGATGAGAGAATCGAAATGATTAAAAAGGTAGTGAGTAAATATGATCATATCGAGGTTGTCGGGTATAGCATCTTAACTGCTCAATTTGCCGCTCAACTGGGTGTTTCAGCCATCCTCAGAGGCCTTAGAGCTATATCGGATTTCGAGTATGAATTTCAAATGACTTTAGCTAATAGAAAGTTGTTCCCTGAGGCTGAAACAGTATTCTTGATGCCTTGTTTGGATAATGTATTTTTAAACTCGACCATGGTGAAGACTATTGCGCAACACGGCGGCGATATTCGACATTTCGTTCCCGAATTGGTAGCAGTGAACCTAGAAAAAAGGTTTAAGGATTTATGCTAG
- a CDS encoding PAS domain-containing protein, whose amino-acid sequence MLENIDIKTIERIFAALPVEISFVDSEDRIAFFNEGDNKIFPRRLESIGKDVYSSHPERCLPEVIQIIDEMRKDTRESAEYWINKRERFLHIRYFAVRDKNRKYLGVVEVVQDITEIKRLEGEKRIP is encoded by the coding sequence ATGCTAGAAAATATTGATATTAAAACAATAGAACGGATTTTTGCAGCTCTTCCAGTGGAGATATCCTTCGTTGATTCTGAAGATAGAATCGCTTTTTTCAATGAAGGCGATAATAAGATATTTCCGAGGCGATTAGAGTCTATTGGTAAGGATGTTTATTCAAGTCATCCAGAGAGATGTCTTCCAGAGGTTATCCAGATAATTGACGAGATGCGAAAAGACACACGAGAATCCGCAGAATACTGGATTAATAAAAGGGAAAGATTCTTACACATCCGCTATTTCGCGGTTCGAGATAAAAACAGGAAATACCTCGGTGTTGTGGAGGTTGTTCAGGATATTACCGAAATCAAGAGACTCGAAGGTGAAAAACGAATTCCGTGA